AAGTCCGGCCGCTCCGCCAGTTCGCGGGTGATCGAGGTTCCCCGCCGGTCCCTGCCTGCCCCGCGGCCATTATCGCGCGGCAACCGCACAGCAAGCCTGCGACTTCAGTGTCTGGCCTTCGCGCAAACGCAAGGATACAAGACACGCATGAAGAGAATGCTAATCAACGCAACTCAACCGGAAGAGTTGCGCGTTGCCCTGGTCGACGGACAGTGGCTTTACGACCTGGACATTGAAAACCGCACCCGCCAGCAAAAAAAGGCCAACATCTACAAGGGTAAAATCACCCGCGTAGAGCCCTCCCTCGAAGCCGCTTTCGTCGATTACGGTGAAGAGCGCCACGGCTTCCTGCCGCTGAAAGAAATCTCCCGCGAGTATTTCAACAAACAGCCCAAAGATATCGATGGTCGCATCAAGATCAAGGATGTGGTCAAAGAGGGCATGGAAGTTATTGTCCAGGTAGATAAAGAGGAGCGCGGCAATAAAGGTGCGGCACTGACCACTTTTATCAGCCTCGCCGGTCGCTACCTGGTATTGATGCCCAACAACCCTCGCGCTGGCGGCATTTCCCGCCGCATTGAGGGCGACGAGCGCTCCCAGCTGCGCGACGCCCTGTCCGGTGTCGAAGTGCCATCCGGCATGGGCATTATCGTACGTACCGCCGGTGTTGGCCGCAGCGGTGAAGAACTGCAGTGGGACCTCAACTACCTGCTGCAGCTGTGGGACGCCATCAAGACGGAGGCGGACACCTCCAAGGCCCCGCACTTCCTGTTCCAGGAAAGCAACGTCATCATCCGCGCGATCCGCGACTACATGCGCGACGATATCGGCGAAGTCATCGTCGACGACAAGGGCGCCTATCAGCTGGCAGCGGAGTTCGCGCGCCAGGTAATGCCGCACTACGTCAGCAAGGTAAAGTACTACGAAGACGCCATTCCGCTCTTCAACCGCTACCAGATCGAAAGCCAGATCGAGACCGCCTTCGAGCGCGAAGTGAAACTGCCCTCCGGCGGCTCCATTGTGATCGACGTCACCGAGGCGCTGATCTCCATCGACATCAACTCCTCCCGCGCCACCAAGGGCGGCGACATCGAGGAGACAGCACGCAACATCAACCTCGAAGCCGCCGACGAGATCGCCCGCCAGCTGCGCCTGCGCGATATGGGTGGCCTGGTGGTCATCGACTTCATCGACATGCAGAACAAGGGCAACCAGCGCGAAGTGGAAAAGCGCATGGAGAAAGCCCTCGGCATGGACCGCGCGCGCGTACAGATCGGCCGCATCTCCCGCTTCGGCCTGCTGGAGATGTCCCGCCAGCGCCTGCGTCCCTCCCTGGGCGAAACGACCTTCCGCGTCTGCCCGCGCTGTAGTGGCCAGGGCACCATCCGCGGCACCAAATCCCTGTCGCTGTCGATCCTGCGCCTGGTGGAAGAGGAAGCCAAGAAGGAGCGCAGTGCAGAGATTCGCGCAATCACCCCGGTGAACGTTGCCACCTATCTGCTCAACGAAAAGCGCAAGGCCATCTCCAACATCGAGTCGCGCAACAACACCCGCGTGGTGGTGGTGCCCAATGCCGATCTGGAGACGCCGCACTTCGAAGTCCAGCGTCTGCGTGACGATGACTCCGCGACCCTGGAAACCTCCTACAAGATTTCCGGCTCCATCGAAGAGAGCGCTGCCCGGGAAGAGGAAGAGCCGGTGCGCGCGCCTGCCCAGCCCGCAGTGCAACAGATTGCCCACACCGCCCCCGCGCCCACGCCTGCGGAAAAACCGGCCCCCCCGGGCCTGTTCACTCGCCTGATCGGCGCCATTGCCAGCCTGTTCGAGGGCGAAAGCGAAGAAGACAAGAAGAAAAAGCACAAGAAAGCCAACGGCCGCGGCAAGAACTACCAGAAGCAGCGCTCCCGCAGTCAGCAGCGCGGCAATCGCGGTAACCGTGGCAGCCGCCCTGCCCGCCGCAAGGACGAGCGTCGCGAGGACGTCAAACGCGAAGAAGCAAAGCGTGAAGACACCAAGCGCGAGGCCAAACGCGATGAGCGTGAAGCCAAGCGCGAAGATCGCGAAGCCAAACGCGAAGAGGCGCAGCCAACCGGAGAGCGCAGCCAACGCCGCCGCCGTCGCCGCCGTGGTGGCGAGGGTCGCCGCCGTCGCGAGGAACAGCAGGCCACAGCGACTGAAACCTCTGCAGAAAGCGCCCAGCCCGCCCAGGTCGAGAGTGAGGCGGCGGAGCAGCCGACGCAACAGGATGAGCAACGCCCGGCGCGCCGCCCCAACAACGTGCGCGGTCGCCCGCAGCCCCGTCGCCGCGGCCGCCGCGGTGAAAATGCCGCAGCTGCAGCCGTCGCCCAGGGCCAGGAAGAGCTGGAACGCGAAGTCAATGAAGCCATTGACGAAGCCGAGAGCGAAACCAAGGGTCGCGGCCACAAAGAGCAGCCTGCAAAACAGCCCGAGGTGAAAGCCGAAGCCGAGACGAAGGTCGAAACTCCGGTCGCCAAGGCTGAGGCCAGCGAAGCAGCGGACAAGCGCGAACACAAGCCGGTGGAAAAAAGCCAGGCTCCGACCGAGCGCACCGAGAAGAAGCCCGCGGCAGCGCAACCTGCGGTAGTGGAAAAAGCGGAGCAAGCCCCTGCCCCGCAGGCCCAGCCGAAAGCGGAAGCCCCGGTAGAAGCAGTGCCGGTTCAGGAGGCCAAGGTTCAGCAACCCGAACTTCAGGAGACCGAGGTTCAGGTAACTGCCGAGGCACAACAGGCTCCCGTACAAGAGCCCGCCGAAGCCGAGCAAAAGCCGCAGGAAACCACTCCGGCTCCGGCAGTGGAAACCGCACCTGAGGCCGCGCCGGTTAAAGCCGAGCCCGAAGTAGCGACCGCCGCCGAAACCCAGCAAACCGCTGAGGAAGAAGCCCCGGTGGCCGAGGAAGCACTGCCTGCCGAGCCCGAGCAGGCTGCAGAGGCCCCGCAGCCTGCCCCGGCCGCCCCTGCAGCACCGGTAACCCGCGGCCGCGCCGTAAACGATCCGCGTGAAAACCCGCAGCCGCTGCGCGACCTGGAAATCGTCACCGAGCGCCGTGATCTCGGCCTGCTGCACGCGCTGGACACTGCCCAGCCCGCCGCAATCGAGCACCAGCCGCGCGCGCTGACCCGCCCGGCAAACGACCCGCGCGTCGCACGCCGCGTGGAACAGGCTAACGACAGCAGTGACGACGATTCCGCCGCCGCCAGCTGATCGCGCCAACTCCGCACCCGGAACGGCGCCGCCGCTCCGGGTGCGGCACCGGTATCTGAGTGAGACTGTTCAATAATTCATCTAACTTAT
This region of Microbulbifer sp. SAOS-129_SWC genomic DNA includes:
- the rne gene encoding ribonuclease E — its product is MKRMLINATQPEELRVALVDGQWLYDLDIENRTRQQKKANIYKGKITRVEPSLEAAFVDYGEERHGFLPLKEISREYFNKQPKDIDGRIKIKDVVKEGMEVIVQVDKEERGNKGAALTTFISLAGRYLVLMPNNPRAGGISRRIEGDERSQLRDALSGVEVPSGMGIIVRTAGVGRSGEELQWDLNYLLQLWDAIKTEADTSKAPHFLFQESNVIIRAIRDYMRDDIGEVIVDDKGAYQLAAEFARQVMPHYVSKVKYYEDAIPLFNRYQIESQIETAFEREVKLPSGGSIVIDVTEALISIDINSSRATKGGDIEETARNINLEAADEIARQLRLRDMGGLVVIDFIDMQNKGNQREVEKRMEKALGMDRARVQIGRISRFGLLEMSRQRLRPSLGETTFRVCPRCSGQGTIRGTKSLSLSILRLVEEEAKKERSAEIRAITPVNVATYLLNEKRKAISNIESRNNTRVVVVPNADLETPHFEVQRLRDDDSATLETSYKISGSIEESAAREEEEPVRAPAQPAVQQIAHTAPAPTPAEKPAPPGLFTRLIGAIASLFEGESEEDKKKKHKKANGRGKNYQKQRSRSQQRGNRGNRGSRPARRKDERREDVKREEAKREDTKREAKRDEREAKREDREAKREEAQPTGERSQRRRRRRRGGEGRRRREEQQATATETSAESAQPAQVESEAAEQPTQQDEQRPARRPNNVRGRPQPRRRGRRGENAAAAAVAQGQEELEREVNEAIDEAESETKGRGHKEQPAKQPEVKAEAETKVETPVAKAEASEAADKREHKPVEKSQAPTERTEKKPAAAQPAVVEKAEQAPAPQAQPKAEAPVEAVPVQEAKVQQPELQETEVQVTAEAQQAPVQEPAEAEQKPQETTPAPAVETAPEAAPVKAEPEVATAAETQQTAEEEAPVAEEALPAEPEQAAEAPQPAPAAPAAPVTRGRAVNDPRENPQPLRDLEIVTERRDLGLLHALDTAQPAAIEHQPRALTRPANDPRVARRVEQANDSSDDDSAAAS